The window actcgcaccAACTGGCAAGTGCTCAAGTAAttacgagcaagtactctacatgtacgtctgctgtactgtaagtaattactccgtacttacctgcaagtacttacttgattTCTCCGCTCccaagtactggtacttgtcgttgtgctccgtacttttgCTTCACTTCATCCCGCGCTCTTCACCGCGCCAGGCAAGGATGCGTCCTTCATCATCGTCAACAGGGATCCCGACGCTACGAGTCACGCATGGACGACTTGCCGTCGATACCCTTCCGCCGGAATGGAGACAAACTTCCTCGACCCCGTACCTCGCCTCGACAATGTGCCATCTGGGCGCTAGCAAGGTGGCCTCGCAGCCCGAGACCCTGCTATTGaacccgtcgtcgagtctccaaccccccctccccacgCTCCCCGTCCCCTTCCCGCCTCACGCCCGCCACGGAGACGCGAGGTCTCTTCCGTTTCTAGGCCCTTTCCAGCGAAAAAGCAGACGTCTGCATGATGGCACGGACGTTGGTCCAGATGAAGGCGTGTTTCTTTTTCGAGGTAAAAATACCACGTCGCCGCTGGCCAACTTCATAATGTCCTCGCgccggacgacgacgacgggcgacaTCGGTCAAAGGGCAAGGACGGTGCCACGGGTCCGCTCATCAACGCCCACCCTCTCGTACTCGCTCGACGCCAATTTTCTCCTTTATTACACAGTCTCCGGGTGCCCATCTCTATATTTCAAGTGGGGTGCCGTCCCTCGCAACCTGCCATCATGAACCCGTATCGTCTCAAtgactcggccgacgaccggTCAGAATACTCCCTGTCGGGACCGCCGCCCTCCGTGCCCCCCAAGGagcctctcgtcctcgacctgaAGGAAGCCCTCGGCCTGCCACCTTCAACCGCCAACACAGCCCGGTCCGCCTCGATCCgggccgcctcgcctcctcgcAGCCATTACCAAGAGCCCGTGTCCGTGTCGGTGctgacgtcgccgccgccgccgccgccgccgccgccgctgtcCCCGTCCGCCTGGCCGCGGCAGCCTCCCCTCTCGgccccctcgtcggcgcaCGCGCCGTACCTCGTCCCGCACGCGCCGCACCTCGTCCCGCACGCGTTCCCGCAGCGgaccgtcgccatggcccaGTCGTCCAAGGCGCACACGCAGTGCCTGCAGCTCTGCagcgacgtggccgccgccggtgacCGCGTCGCCGAGCGGCTCGCCGAGTACGCGACGCTCGCCAAGCACCTCCCCCACGGcttcgacgccctcgccaacGACCTGCTCGACATGTGCCAGGTGCTCTTCCTCATCGAGGCCGGCCTCAACGAGGCGGCGCGCAACGGCCAGTCGCTGCCGCTCGACATGATCACGGTGCTCGACAAGAAGTTCCGCACCGCCCAGGCCGACTTCAAGGTGCTCGACCAGATCGTCGGCAAGCAGCTCGACTACGAGCGCCAGGGCGCCATGGGCCGCATGCGCCGCGGCTTCGGCAAGATGTTCGGCGACAACAGCGTCGAgcgcgtcgccctcgccctctcgcGGTCGCGCGAGGACCTCAAGATGAGCGCCTACATGTTCCAGTggagcgtcggcgccgacaagGTCGAGAgcgccctcggcatcggctacatcggcctcgccgcggcGCTCGAGACGTCGGACCTCCGCCGCAAGCGCGCCGTCTCGGTGGCGTCGGAGGAGCGGACGTCGTACGTGCGCCACCAGCGGAGCCTCGAGAACACgcgcctcgccgacctgTCGTCGCAGTCGCCGACGCTCCTCCAGCCGCCGCTGATGCAGCCCAAGGGCTCGCCCTTCGGCCACGAGTCGGTCAGCGGCGACAGCGCCttcggcggccacggccacgtcggccacgccggccacgtcggccaGGAGAGCCCCAACACGCGCTACACGGGCAGCTCGGCCGGCAGCTCGTACGACGGCCGGCAGTCGCACTCGGTGTCGCGCAAGACGGCCGGCGGCTACGAGGAGAGCCACCGgagcgcggcggccgagccgagcCGCGAGTCGAgccgcgagctcgacgcgctcctcgccgacatcgccaacctcgacctcgacagcTCCAAGGTGGTGCACGTCAAGAGCGAGCCGTACACGATGCCGCGCAAGCGGCCGCGCAccacggccgacgccgacaaagTCAACGTCAAGCACGCGCTCGTCTCGGCCATCCGCGCGCGCGACCACAAGCTCATCggccagctcctcgaccgcgGCGTCTCGCCCAACACGGGGCCGGAGCTGCACGCGCTCAACGAGGCGGTGCTCGCCCAGGACGCCGAGAGCGTccgcctgctgctcctctacggcgccgacgccaacgagACGGACCAGGACGGCGTCAGCCCGCtcgtggccgcggcggagaAGTCGTTCCTCACGGGCGCCATGGCCCTGCTCAAGTACGGCGCCGACCCGAACCAGTCGTCGGGCCCCGAGCTCGAGACGCcgctcgtcgtggccgtcgtggccaacAACCTGCGCCTCGGCCATCTGCTGCTCATGTACGGCGGCAGCGCGAAccagtcgacggccgacggcgacacgctgctcgtcggctgCATCAACAAGAAGACGCccaagaagctcgtcgacctgctgctcgactacggcgccgacgcgaaCAAGAAGAACCGCGAGGGCAAGACGGCCCTCTTCGAGGCCATCacggccggccggctcgacctcgtcggcagcctcCTCGACCACGGCGCGAACCCGAACCTGCCGGGCCCCAAGCACATGctctggccgtcgacgtaccAGCCGCCCATCCTCAAGACGCTgctcgagcacggcgccgacTTCAAGAAGGCGCCGGGCGTCATGGAGCTTGCGACGAGCATCAACAACATCGAGTCGATCCGCATCCTGctcaaggccggcgtcgaccccAACGCCAAGAAGGACGGCGTCTACACGCCGCTGTGCTCGTCGATCCGCGACGACCGCAGCGACATCTTCCAGCTGCTGCTGAGCAACGGCGCCGACCCCAACTGCCCGGCGAGCGAGTACCCGGCCTTCAAGTGCGTGACGCACCACCGGGTCCACTTCCTGCcggcgctcgtcgccgccggcgccaagCTCACGTCGCCCAAGGGCATCCTCGAGACGGCGGTGACGTCCAACAACCCCGAGGCGCTGCGCTGGCTGCTCGACCGCGGCCTCGACCCGGACGAGAAGAGCGCCAAGGGCCACACGCCGCTGACGAGCGCCATCCGCGACAACCGCGTCGAGttcgtcgagctgctgctcggccgcggcgccaACCCCAACGTCCGCGGCCAGGACTGGCCCGTCTGCATGGCGGTGCGCAACCCCGACATCCTGCGGCGCGTGCTCTCGGTCCTGCCCGAGCCGCGCGCCTTCAAGGGCGTCATGgagatggccgtcgtcgccaaccAGCTCGAGTCGGTcaagctgctgctcgccgccggcgtctcgGTCGAGGACCGCAACGGCGGCGTCTTCTCGccgctgacgacggccatccgcGAGTACCGCACCGACATCGTCTCGTACCTCAtccgcgagggcggcgccgacgtcaacGCGCCGGGCGAGCACCTGCCCATCGTCAAGTCGCTCCGGCGGCTGCAGGAGGACAGCACCGAGATCAtcgacctgctgctcgagagCGGCGCCGACCCGAACAAGGTCTACCGCGGCTGGAACGGCATCATGCAGGCGCTCGAGAACGGCGACGCGGCGATGCTGAAGAAGATGTGCAAGAAGGGCGTCAACCTGGACGTCAgggacgagctcggccgctCCGTGACGGAGATTGCCATCTCGCGCCGCTGGGAGGAGGCGGTGACGATTCTCATGGCGAGCCCGCGCCTGCAGCCGGCGCTCGAGTGAGGGAGGGCGCGCGGCCGGCGGGGAGCGAAGCGGAGcggggagggcgacgacgggcaaggTGTTTTGCGTCCATGGTTGTCTGCTGTCGATTGAGTAATATACCACGTTTTAATTGAGACGGGCAAAGGCCGTGACGGCCCGGCTGGTGATGGGTGATGGGCTCGGAAGGCGATGATGGGATCGTCGACGGGGTGCATGCTCCGTGGCGCTGCTGCCGGCACTGGTGCTACTGGCACTGACACTGGCGCTGGCACTGGTACTGCTGGCACTGGCGCTGGCACTGGTACCGCTGGCGCGCTGGCACTGATACTGCTGGCACTGGCACTGGCGCTGGCACTGGTACTGCTGGCACTGGCACTGGCGCTGGCACTGGTATTGCTGGCACTGGTACTGCTAGCAATGGTACTGCTGGCACTGGTACTGCTGGCACTGGTACTGCTGGCACTGGTACTGCTGGCACTGGTACTGCCGGCACCGGTACTGCTTGCACTGGCACGGGCGCTGGCGCTGGCGCTGGCCTTGGTATTGATGCCCTCTCCCGCAAGTAGGTATctacagtaggtgtgctgtaagtGCCTTGTGACGCGGCCGTCTGTAACTGACGGCAGCGGAGAAATAGTCGTCCGTTGGGGGATACCCAACACCTGGAACACGTGTGGAGCATGGAGTACAACAtggcagtacttgtactttagctgtactccgtacttatggTACAGTTCGTCTACAGCCAAACACACACTGTCTGTATTTCGCAGTCCGTACTTGTAGAGTATTCATGTCAATAttactacagtaagtacaactacatgcaaGCATTCatagtaatacttgctaGGTTGCTGCCATACTGTACACTGACCCATCCCGCACTGTACGCAGCTGTAATCGTGAGTAcgtctgtaagtactcctcCATCCACGCCGCCCACTCTCTCCACCTTTCCTGCTCTTACATCATCGACCTTCCCACGCGGCGCAACACCAACAGCATGGCCAAGGACGGCCGACGCGATGAGTTTGCACGCCATGTGCTTGTCGGGGTCGCGTGCCTGAACCAAGCCAACCCCGTGCACGCTAGCACGCAGCGAGGCTTCGTTGTTGCTTGTtgccggccgtcgctcgccatCTTCCGAACGTGACCAGGTTGATGGATTCGCCGAaagcggcgtcgacgtcagaCGTTGGACGGAAGCACCTACGGAACAGGCGGACTCCGGAGGAACCGATGAGATGATGGCCACGGCTTCATTCAACCGGCCATCGCGCCGTTGACGTCGGCGCCAGTTCTTTTGCTCGGAACGATCCATTGTCTTCCTTTTGCTCGACTGTCCGGGCTCACTCGGCAGAGACAAGGCGGCTGCATTCCTGTCTGTCAGGCACCGATACTGGCGCTGTCACTGGCACTGCACTGGTGCTGGCGCTGTATTGACGCTACTGGGATGGTGTTGACGGCAAGTACCACTTTCATCAAGGGGTCCTTCATCCAAGGGTCCCTCATCCAAGGATCCTTCATTCAAGGGTCCTTCATCCAAGGGTCTCCATCCAAGGGTCTCCATCCAAGGGTCTCCATCCAAGGGTCTCCATCCAAGGCCCGTTCGGACAACGCGGGACACCCCTTCGCGTTCGATGGAATCCGTCGCAATGGCGTCATGACCCCATGATGGACGATGTACGAGTTCCATAGGCAGCAAGGCGGCGGGGGTTgcggacgtcgacgggcctCGTGCACGTGACATCATACCGGCTTCCCGCGGCACGTCGCATCGCCATTTCTCACCATGGCAGTCATCCAGCAGCATGTTCGAGCAGGCAAGAATGCAGGTGCAGTtgcggatgccgtcgatgccgtcgtgcagctcctcctcgtcgtcgtcgtcgtcgtatgATAGGCCCCCCTCCGACATTCGTGCCGGCATCTCGCTCATCCGTGCTGACctgcgcgtcggcggccttgtTGGTTCCGGCGTAGGTCCGACAGGTAGGTTGTGGTGGTATTAGCGGGCGTGCTGTTACTGTGCTGTTACTGCACTTGGGCGATGCGGCCTTGCTGATGGATGGCAGCGTCACTAACATGCTTGCGGCCGTTGAGCCTGTGGCGTCGCTCCGTTCGGCGCATCTTCCCCCGGCAGCATTCCGGACTTGACCGGCACCAGCCAACTTTGGCCTGCCAGCACCCGTCATGGTGCTAGCCCCGCTGCTGCGAGGTACCGCCAAGGCACCTGCGAGTAGGTTGATGCCGCCGGTGACGGCTAGGTACCGACGAGGTACCCGCTAGCAGCCGGATGGAATCTTCCCTCGACCACGCCacagcttcctcgacgacggagccgccgCAGGGCTACGCTGTTTACATGCTTACAGGGCGCGAGCGTCGCCGGGCCACAGGGCGCGACGGCGCTAGGCTCGGCGGCCACAGGGACGGCGGCCATCTCATAGGGCCTCCCTTCAGGGGACCGGCCGCGCTGTCAGCGTCGCGCTGCCGAAAATAGTCGTTGCCATGCGATTTCCGGAGAGCGCCTCATCCGAGCCGGTCTGACGTCGACCAGCTGTCATCCGTCCTCTGCCCTCTTCCTCGTGGCGCACGATGCATGCGTCAGAGTCATGTTGCACGTTTCTGCCTCTCGTTTTCGTCCGCCTGCCAGTGGGAATTCGCAAGATGGATAAATTCCGCCTCATCCGCACAATCGGATCGGTCTGATACATCTCCCAGCAACCATCGCATCTCTCTCACCATCGCATCTCACTCACCATCGCATCTCACTTCATCATCGCATCACTCCATCATCACATCACTCTTCGTCTTACTGCACTTTTCCTCGCACATTACACACAATACGCTGCCTCGATCGGTTGATCCAGGCTCTTTGGCAATTCAATCATGATCGGCCAACTTCTTCCCCTCTCGgcgctgctcggcctcgcggcTGGCGCGGCCATCCCGACCAATGACGGCTTCCCGAGCCCAAGCGCGCAGCAGGAGCTCAGCATAGCCCAGCAGGCGGGCGGCTTGTTGCCGAACGGACCGGCGCCAACGTCGCTCGGCGCCAACAGCATCACCGCCTTCCAGCTCATCGCCTTCAACGAACTCTTCGAGACGGCCTACTTCAGCTCGCTGCTCGCAAACATCACCTCCGGCGCGGCCGGCTACGAGGCCGAGAACAAGGATGAGCTCATCAAGATTTTCACCACCGTGCTCGCTGTAAGTCACGATCGATGcaccgcccccccccccccttgcACACGAAGCAATCgtccttgatggccttgatCCATCCTCCCATCCACCCATCTCCACCCATTTcacccacccatccacccatttcacccacccatccacccatccacccatccacccatccacaCTCAcccaccatcatcaccatcgtcCTTCTCCCCGTCCAACGTCCATCGTCCCTGGCTGACAGAGATTCCCCTCGACAGCAAGAGGAGCAGCACGCCATCGCGGCCGTCGCGACGCTCAAGGGCGTCAACGCCTTCGCCCCCTCGGCCTGCCAGTACCAGTTTCCCGTCTCGAACCTCAAGGATGCCATCAACCTCGCCGAGAccttcaccgccgccgtcctcggcgcgcTCCAGGGCGCCAACGTCATCTTCGGCCAGGACGGAAACGTGCCGCCGATCCAGATCGTCTCCTCCGTCATCGGCCAGGAGGGCGCCCAGAACGGCTTCTACCGCGTCTTCCTCGACAAGGTTCCGTCCGAGTCGCCCTTCCTCACCGCCGTGCCCGCGCCCTTTGCCTGGTCGGCCCTGCAGGCCTTTATCGTGCCCGGCTCCTGCCCCTACGCCCTGAGCGACATCGCCCTGCCCATCTTCCCGGGCCTCATGACCaacggcggtgccgtcgcggCGCTCGAGCCCAAGGACCAGACCCTCAGCTTCAGCGCCGACCTGTCGAGctccgaggcggccaagaagtacgtcggcagcagcagcctctTCCTCACCTACACGACGGGCCAGCAGATGCCCATCAGCGTGCCCATCACCGACGTCAAGTGGGACGGGTGCACCATCAGCTTCAAGGCCAACTTCCCCTACACCGAGCATGTCATGCAGGGCTTCTCCCACGCGGcgctgacgacggccaacAACATTGCGAACcccaacgccgtcgtcgattgCGCCCTCGCCGGGCCCGCCCTCATCCAGGTGAACAATCCTCTCTGAACGATTGTATAGGAGTGGGTGGTGCTTGTCGTTGTTCTTTTGCTTCGGTCGTGTCAGGATGTTCGTCTTGGCTGTCGAAGGGGTTTATGGCACATGGCGTTTGATGGGATTTGCACTTTACGTTGGAAAGCAATAGAAGCGTTTGCTGCACCATGGCTTTGTATTTTACCTACCATGCTATATTCAATCTAATGGCATCTTGAGCTTGTACCTTGCCCGATGAAGAGTGGAAAAAAAAGTGAGATGACCTTCTTGACGAGGAGCGAGGCGAGGGCAACTTGCTTGATGGCCTTGATTCCCATTGACGGGCACCTTGCTTGATGACCTTCATTCCCATTGACTAAGAGTGAGGCGTGGGTACCTTGCTTCATGACAAATGGGCATTGAAGGATATGACAACATCACGACAAATCGGCACACCTACATCGGCGGTTTCGTTACTCATGATGGTGGTGGATCGAGACGGTGGCGTGGCGCATCCTCGTGGGCATTGGAGGGGTATTGGTGGgagaatacggagtacagtacctgcaacatcacgtaagtactccgtacatgtccttgAAGTACTTGATACAAGTGCTGTGCCGATAACTTGTACATCGGCCGTTTTGTAAGTATAGTACTTGTTCAATATCCGTGCGCAAGTTGGTGAATGCCGGCACGGGGCATGACGAATTGGTTACAGGATAGAATCGCTTGTACTCTGCACCGTACCGGTACCTCAGTGGAGTTGcgtagtaagtacagtacttgttcaATATCCATGGGTGAATGCAGGTAGTTGTGAtgtcgtacggagtacggagtatctacctgtactgtagttgttggTGATGATAGGGAGTGACAGTTGCTCACCTTtcacctacctagtacttacagtacatgtactccgtccgtaagtacttacactagCCTAGCATTATGTGTACAAGTGAACTCCGTATACAAGGCCAAGTTACAAGGTACACGCCCCGCACGCCGTTtcgagtacctgtacaatgcgcatgtacagtcTACTTGTGCGCTGGAACGCATGATCTCATCCCGCGCCTCCCCGGAAGCCCAAGTTCCGGAGCTAGTCGACGAGCCAAGCGCCGTTAACGCGGGGAATGGATGCATCGGCCCGCCCCCTACCCGTACAAGTGCGAGAGGAGTATCGTGCAGTACGGAGATGTCAGTATCCGAACGCAGCAGCCCGTATAATAGTATTGCGCACACATCCGAGCAAGGGTATCATCAAGGGTATCATCTCAAGTGGACATAATATCAGTACGGTGTATACTTATATCAGTCGCTGCCGAGCCTACGGGCATGGCGACCCTTGTGCACGCATCGTCATCTCCATGAGACTCCTGATTCACCGTCGTCTTGTCCATCCCGCCCGATCCGAGTCAAGGTGATGTTGTGGTGCCGTGGTTCATGCTGCATGTCACCCATGTCtcaggtgcaagtacagggcCGCCAGATGTCCTGATCCTGGCCTTGCAAGCCCCCGTCCCCGTCAACCCACCAGCGGTGAGTCGTATGAATACGACTTGATTACAGAGGAATACCACCACCCTATGCGCCTGCGTATTCGCCTTCGCAGCCGCCTCACCATCACCACTCCGTTCTTCCCCCGTCAAGCTTGACTCTACCAGTCTtggagaggaagaagaaTGGGCGGCGTACCATCGATGCCGTCCGACCGGACGCGGACTCTCCAGGTCATCGGCGCCGGATACTCCAGAACCGGCACCGTATCCATGGCACTCGCTCTCGAGAAGCTTCTCGACGGGCCCGTCATGCACGGCGGCACTCACCTCTTTGGCCGCGAAGACGGTAGGTTCCGCTCCTCTCCTCTGCaccgcagcggcggcggcggcggcgtcgtgacgGACGGTGCACTCTTCGAAACGAAGAACCAACGGCGCTaacccgtcgccgtcgtcagcgtACCCCAAGTTGTGGTGCGAAATCTTCCGCCAGCGCAACAACAAGCCGGTGCTGATGAAGCTCCTGCGcgaggccacggccggcttcgtcggcctcacCGACGCACCCGGCACCATGTTCCTGccggagctgctcgagctgtACCCCGAAGCCAAGGTGGTGCTCGTCACGCGCGACCCGCACCGCTGGCTTCGGAGCATGGAGCTCATCATGCGCAACATTGGCATGAAACCGTGGGTCCTCGAGGCCCTGCTGTTTCCGTGCCCGACCTGGCGCTGGACCCCGACCGTTCTCGGTCAGATGGGAGAAAAGTACGTGGCCCCAAAGACGAACAAACGTGCGTGTTGTCGGTGCCGTGGGCTGAGCGCTGACTGGTGCTGTCCTTTCCGCAGGGAAAGTGAACGACTCGGTATCAAGCTAGGCCCAGGTATGTTGAGAGCGCCGACAAGCCAGTCCCGTTCTCCTCGGTGCTAGTCGTTGACGACGCATGATGCAGAGTACCTGCCAAAGTACAACGAATATGTACGCGCCCACGTCCAGCCGGAGAAGCTGCTCACCATGGAGCTCAAGGAGGGCTGGGATCCACTGGCCAAGTTCTTGGACGCGCCGGTGCCCAAGGAGCCGTTTCCGCGCGCCAATGATGCGCAGGCATTTGAAGCGTATGCGAGGAGGATCGTTGTCACTGCAGGCCTTGTGTGGACGGGCATCCTGCTTGCCATCGGTCTCGCCGTCTGGGGTACGTGGCAGCTGTCGAGGTAGACAACCTCGTggcgtggccgtcgaggagcgagTCTCTGTGTAATTATCCCCATCCGCGCTGGGTCTTTGGCGAGAGGATGTGCTTGACTGTAATGAGAGGGAATAGATGAGCATCGACACTGCCAAATTCGAAGAGCGTGATAGCGAGACCTCGGCCCCATCCGTACGGAACTTGAAACGAGGAAACGATGCGTTGCGGGATTCGACGATCCGTACAGAGTGGACGTACAGTATGCCTGCATGTACGACAAGCGTCTTCGTTTCTCTTTGCAGCCTGCTTTCTCCCGTATCGTGATTTTCTTCTTCCCCTGCAAAGAGggcgtgctcgtcggcggttGTCAACGCTGGCAGGCCTATCGATTTCAACTCACACGTGGCCTCAACCATCACTCATCGGCCATGTCGTCTCGATTTCTGCGGCGGCAACCTGTCCATGGCTGATGGAGAGGAATCGAGCTTCCAGGGAGCTCGAATGACATCATGACGATTTCGCCAGAGAAAGGGCACAAGATGACAGATGGAGGTGCGTTGCAGGCTGATGATTGTGCACAAACGCCTTCTTGCTTCATGCGGCGTCGTGAACATGTGGCCACAGTGTGAAAGGGACGGTGTGACGGTCAATTAGCACTGTACGTCCATCCTTGCCCTTCAGCAACATCACAGTGCTAGGCTTGACGGCCAAACTATGGACAAATTTGTCGCCCATCGGCATCCCATCACCCGCCTTCGCACCGCAATCGCTGCCGAGAGACGGTCACCATGTCGGTCTCAATCCTTCGATGGAGAGCCGGACTTGAGGGCCTCTGCGCCGGCCCCCGATTGCGCGCCCAACGACGCGTGCCCTGGTGTCAACGCCGAGATGCGTCGACTACCAAGGGTTCCGTCGAGGGAGGCCGGGCAAAGTTGGTTCTCTACGGAAGCGCCATGGCGGCCTCGCTCTACGTCGCCTACCTCTACGCGACCGACACTCGCTCGTCGGTCCACCGGTGGATCGTGCCGCGCGTGCTTCGGGCCGCTTTCCCCGACGCCGAAGACGCGCACCACGCCGGCACGAGCTGGATGAAGTTCCTGCACCAGTTCAACCTCCACATCCGCGAGCGCGATCCCTCGCTCGACTGCTCGGAGctgtcggcctcggtcttCGGCACGCGGCTGCAGAACCCCATCGGCatctcggccggcctcgacaaggaTGGCGAGATCCCCGACCCGCTCTTCGCCctgggcgccggcgtcgtcgagatcgGCGGCATCACGCCCCTCCCGCAGGCCGGCAACCCGCAGCCGCGCGTCTTCCGCGTGCCGGCGCTCGACGGCATGGTGAACCGGTACGGTCTCAACTCGCAGGGTGCCGACAGCGTCGCCATCCGGCTCCGCGACCGCGTCCGCCGCTTCGCCCGCTCGCTCGACCTcaccgaggcc of the Drechmeria coniospora strain ARSEF 6962 chromosome 01, whole genome shotgun sequence genome contains:
- a CDS encoding hypothetical protein (related to ankyrin 3), whose protein sequence is MNPYRLNDSADDRSEYSLSGPPPSVPPKEPLVLDLKEALGLPPSTANTARSASIRAASPPRSHYQEPVSVSVLTSPPPPPPPPPLSPSAWPRQPPLSAPSSAHAPYLVPHAPHLVPHAFPQRTVAMAQSSKAHTQCLQLCSDVAAAGDRVAERLAEYATLAKHLPHGFDALANDLLDMCQVLFLIEAGLNEAARNGQSLPLDMITVLDKKFRTAQADFKVLDQIVGKQLDYERQGAMGRMRRGFGKMFGDNSVERVALALSRSREDLKMSAYMFQWSVGADKVESALGIGYIGLAAALETSDLRRKRAVSVASEERTSYVRHQRSLENTRLADLSSQSPTLLQPPLMQPKGSPFGHESVSGDSAFGGHGHVGHAGHVGQESPNTRYTGSSAGSSYDGRQSHSVSRKTAGGYEESHRSAAAEPSRESSRELDALLADIANLDLDSSKVVHVKSEPYTMPRKRPRTTADADKVNVKHALVSAIRARDHKLIGQLLDRGVSPNTGPELHALNEAVLAQDAESVRLLLLYGADANETDQDGVSPLVAAAEKSFLTGAMALLKYGADPNQSSGPELETPLVVAVVANNLRLGHLLLMYGGSANQSTADGDTLLVGCINKKTPKKLVDLLLDYGADANKKNREGKTALFEAITAGRLDLVGSLLDHGANPNLPGPKHMLWPSTYQPPILKTLLEHGADFKKAPGVMELATSINNIESIRILLKAGVDPNAKKDGVYTPLCSSIRDDRSDIFQLLLSNGADPNCPASEYPAFKCVTHHRVHFLPALVAAGAKLTSPKGILETAVTSNNPEALRWLLDRGLDPDEKSAKGHTPLTSAIRDNRVEFVELLLGRGANPNVRGQDWPVCMAVRNPDILRRVLSVLPEPRAFKGVMEMAVVANQLESVKLLLAAGVSVEDRNGGVFSPLTTAIREYRTDIVSYLIREGGADVNAPGEHLPIVKSLRRLQEDSTEIIDLLLESGADPNKVYRGWNGIMQALENGDAAMLKKMCKKGVNLDVRDELGRSVTEIAISRRWEEAVTILMASPRLQPALE
- a CDS encoding late sexual development protein produces the protein MIGQLLPLSALLGLAAGAAIPTNDGFPSPSAQQELSIAQQAGGLLPNGPAPTSLGANSITAFQLIAFNELFETAYFSSLLANITSGAAGYEAENKDELIKIFTTVLAQEEQHAIAAVATLKGVNAFAPSACQYQFPVSNLKDAINLAETFTAAVLGALQGANVIFGQDGNVPPIQIVSSVIGQEGAQNGFYRVFLDKVPSESPFLTAVPAPFAWSALQAFIVPGSCPYALSDIALPIFPGLMTNGGAVAALEPKDQTLSFSADLSSSEAAKKYVGSSSLFLTYTTGQQMPISVPITDVKWDGCTISFKANFPYTEHVMQGFSHAALTTANNIANPNAVVDCALAGPALIQVNNPL
- a CDS encoding NAD dependent epimerase/dehydratase; translation: MGGVPSMPSDRTRTLQVIGAGYSRTGTVSMALALEKLLDGPVMHGGTHLFGREDAYPKLWCEIFRQRNNKPVLMKLLREATAGFVGLTDAPGTMFLPELLELYPEAKVVLVTRDPHRWLRSMELIMRNIGMKPWVLEALLFPCPTWRWTPTVLGQMGEKESERLGIKLGPEYLPKYNEYVRAHVQPEKLLTMELKEGWDPLAKFLDAPVPKEPFPRANDAQAFEAYARRIVVTAGLVWTGILLAIGLAVWGTWQLSR